The genomic window ATGATCATGCTTTTTATACTACCTtcatccctaattataagactttgTTTGACAAAAGTAtattattcatttaccttgttttaaccatattttttattaataatatataaatgtaaatattagtatatatgatcttgttcaatttgtattgatgattatttttaaaatattaaatttttataattttattaatagacaattaaagatactAGTAATCAAAATTGTGAATTGCcgtacgtgcagtggtcaaacaaAGTTTTATAATTAGGGAGAGATGTAGTAGTTAAGATTCTATCTAGTTTCTAataaatttggtttaaaatttgtccagaaaaaattggtttaaaatttaattttgcataattaaatgcataaaatttaatccaTGATTCAACTTAAAATTGTAACCGCCGGTACATCGAAGCGTACAGTCGGATATGAGTCAAAGATTGTTAAAAAACGATCATAAATACTCcatccggtcctttttataagaaacaatagtgattttttttgttataatttttataagaaactttgaccaatatTTAAGTTTacattttatgtttattttcatttgtgcccttatttattatgtgaGAGAATCTTAAAAGTAAGTAAATTTGTGAATTTAAGAGTGATTAAATAGAGATATTCAAGGAAtactttaaatttataagagtattaaataaaaataactatttacaatgtgttttttttatctatgtgaatttttcaaattatttcttataaaaaaatcgaCTAGAGTAGTTGCATAGTTAGTGACATAtgtttctaaaaatttatacaatgcaaattattattttcttctttgatTTCGCGTGCCTTTACAACTCAGTGATATGTTGAAGAATGAATTgtaaaaattgtatttgtatctacaaatttcaaacaaaacaaTTGCATGTCACCCTCTTTATTGTTCATGCAGTTATTATATCTTTTGTTGCCGTGTATAAAAGctgttgaattttttaaaaaaataaaaatttatggatcATGGAAATTTTAGATGTAGCAACAACAAAATTTTCAAGCTAACCTGTTAAGAATGATCCATTCTACCCGTCAATCATATAACCTGACACCCGAACTAAGAGAATATGTAAACGATCAAAATTGAACCCAAATTAAGAGGTTAATTTTTTATCGGTTTGTCGATTTTCAGACCAAATCCAACCAGTGTTCAACCCTATCTAACTCCAAGGATTTGGTCAGTATCCAACTATTTAGTCcataagttatttatttttgtcaaatagtccaAATGGTtataaatttaacttttaatataaataagtgGAGATGTTTGGGTCCGATTTCCGTTTCATAAGTATATAATGCGATATTCATattaactgagttaaactcacgaaCACAATTCataaattactccctccggttacatttattaaaaaaatggatgtaTGAGGTCTATAATATATGTCACATACATTCATTCTTCGAtgtataaaaaagttaaatttggTTATAAATGTGGCCGGAgtgagtattaaacaattaaaaaattgataaatattcaatttttttaggtgtaTATTCAATAATTTTACTGTTCGCAGTTCGCAACAGCAGCATCGAGCACGAAGCTGTGAGTGGTGGAGAGAACAAATGGAAGATTCACAGAAACTACCATTGTTCCACGAATCCGGTATCTACCATTTCAACGATTCCAACACCGTTTTCATCGATCCCGTACGCGTTCTAAATCGTTCTTACAACCGCTTCACTATTTCACCATCCACCTACTATCCTCGTTTCTTTGAATCCCGAACCCTAACCCCCAAAAACCCTATTTCCACCACCGTTTCTTCATCTCCCACAAAACGCAAACTGAAAAAACGAAAACGGAGTTCCAAAGATTCTCGACCGTTGAACGATAGAGAACAAATTGCACTTCAACGCCATCAGGTTTTGattttgttgattgttaatGAAATTTGTAACCTATTGtgttttgatttgattattgTTGTGTTTAGTGTAGGAATTGAGGCCTTTGTTGTTGAAGGCTCATGAGTGTTTGTTGAAATCGAATGGACTTTTGGATGCTTTGAGAAGTTTGAGAAGTGAAAATGTTTCGCATTGCTTGAAAGAGGAATGTGAGGGTAGTGAACAATGTTTTGTCGAACTGGGGCAGCAATCGCCGGATCTTGTTGTAACGCTAAATTTACGGATTCGTGACTCTGATAAGGACTTGGAAGGTGTGATTTTCGTTATCCTAAGTTGATCTTGATTGTTTAGTATTTTGGCATTAGGGTTTGATCGGACAATTAATCATAGCTGAATGGAATAGAACAAAATGATGGAACACAATTCTTATAGGTATTGTTTGGATATTTCATGAAGAAATGAATGAACGTAGCTAATACTATGTGGAGTGTATGACATTGTATTAAGATTAGAATCTAGTAACTATTGACTTGCACAATAAGTCTCAACCGCGTTTCACCATTTTATTACATTTACTGATGTGAAGAGTtagagaaatatttttatttatcattatcagtgtaaaattattgaACTATTGAGATTATTTTCCAGTTGGGATAAGAATGAATAATTGATTATGGCATTATGCATTGGATCCTATGTTATGAAATACTCTATATTTTAGTGAGTTTCTTACCACTTTATCACATTTAAACATCAAAACAACGACAACGAGTGTTATTCCTATTTCTTCTCCTCTACTCCCACCTTCTCATCAGGATGAACATAGAGGTTAAGACTTGCAATCAAGGGTTTTTAGTATCACGCGTTAgatatttgtttatgtgttgCTACCAAATAGATTTAgtttcttaaattattaatacATTACTGGACTATTCATTACTTAGATTGTGTGTAGTTGCTGCTGTAGGAAATCTTACCGTGCTAATTTAAGTCTTTGATTTCTCAGATTCCCCAAATGTATACTGTGAACAGAGGTCTATACTTCCCGCATTCAATAATTTGGTTGCTAATGACACCGAGGATGACGCGGTGGCTGATATTTTGAACAATCATTATATAATGCCTCGAGAGAGCTGTTTTTACATGGTATGTAAGCCACCAAGCTAATTTTGGAGACATGTTTACTTACATAGGTTGTTTATTATGCTTTCAATCCCACATTCAATGGAGTATGtcttatttaacattttttcttttcatttatgGAAGTCAGATCTGGGACAGATTCGCAATCTCATTCCAGGTAATGGTTGTTTATATGCATTGGTTCTTCATCATATCTGTGGTTGTTTattgatataaaaatataagtgtCATTTTTATGCAACAATCacctttataaaaaaattaccaacCTTTTTACTTATCAATGACATTTCTAACTATGTTCATTTCTTATCACTTTGAATAATTCTCCTCAAAAGTTGCATGACATTTGAATTGAAGTTTTATTGAGTCTTGCCTTCATCAAAATATGCTAGATGGAAGGTGTTGCCGGTCCACCTGCATTATATGTGGCATTTCTTAACCAATAAAGAACTTGTTTTTGTTTAGCTGGTCAAGTATGGGGCAGTTgtatttgatatttaatttaattggggtttttaatgattttatgCAGCTCATACTGACTGTGGTTTCAATCTCATAATGGTGGATCCGCCTTGGGAAAATGCCAGTGCTCATCAGAAATCAAGGTGTTGCTCATCATATATTGTCTCATTAAAGAGATTTTTATGAGACAATTTATCATTGTATCGACGTTAAAGACTTGCTTCTCTTTGATCTTTATTGTTAAGATATATCTTTCTCCCACAAACTTATTGAGAGTTTGAAAccttttttgaaaattttattttcacttttttttttgttgggggTGGAGGATAGTGCAtgaaaaaaaactgaaatttattttaatatcttGATTTTGAGATATATCTGAGTATTCAATAATATTGTAAATAGAACTAGCTTGACAACTTACTGATGAACTTAATAGCTGTTACTCAGTTTAAACTGGCTGGAAAATGTCgcttatttgaaataaatctcaGCTATGGTGTATCATCTATGTAGGTATCCGACCTTGCCCAATAGGTACTTTTTATCCCTGCCTATTAAGCAACTTACTCACACCGAAGGTGCCCTTGTAGCATTATGGGTAACCAACAGAGAGAAGCTGCGTAGTTTTGTCGAGAAAGAGCTTTTTGCTGCATGGGGGGTCAGCTATGCTGCAAGTTTTCATTGGTTGAAGGTGACTTGAAGTTACTCCTATTTGCTTGCCATACACGCGTTTGACGCCATTCCAAATTCCAATCTCTTATACTTGTTGTCTATTGCAGGTGAAAGCAAATGGATCCTTGATTAGTGATTTAGATCTCTTCCATCATAGGCCATATGAAAGCCTTATTTTGGGATACAGTCCTGGGAAGGTCAGGCCTTGTAATGTTTAACCAATTGGCCTTCTAAGTTATAACTATCACTTTTTCtctcactttattttttatctctCACTTGTGTTATACGGTACCTTCCAGGTAAAAAATTCTGATAACCAAACAAAATTTAAGCCTTTGAAGGATGATCATGTGATTATGAGCATTCCTGGGGATTACTCAAGGAAACCTCCAATTGCAGGTATTGTTGTCTGGATTATTATGTAGTGTTTTCACTTTATAAAAGCATGAGTAAATAAGTAGTGCTGAAAGTTGGTACACTATTTTAGTGCTGAAGTTTCTTCATGCTGGTGTGGTCAGATTTATTACAGGAGTATATTCCTGGGGTCAAGCCTCCCCGATGTGTTGAATTATTTGCCAGAGAAGTTATGGCTGGATGGGTTGCTTGGGGGAATGAACCACTCCATTTTCAAGATTCTagatattttgtcaaaaagatGGATAGCTGATTCCTTAAAAAGGAGATCCCTACTTGGTGATAATTTATGGTCATCTCTAAATTTTCATTTCAGTCTATGTTAAGTTttatcttttttctcttttcttcttctccattTGTATCAGTGATGTGAATTTGTTCTGGGTGGCTGCTAACAATTTTGTACTCAAATTCGCAGCCGTAGGAATTTTGTACTGCTAGTGCAGTCGGTCCATCTAAGTCCTTAGGTAGAGATTGGAACACCCAAATTCCGAGTTTAACAAATTGGGAAACCACAATCTCAATGGCATATCTAGATCAACGATCGACTTCACTGACTTCAGAGAGTAGAGAGTACTATGTTTTCacaatttttctctttctttttgtggttaagagaaaaaacaaatataatagtGAAGTCCTGCTTCTACTGGGAGTGTAGTTTTAAGTTCTGATATATGTTGTGCTGAAAGGTCTAATGGTAAAACAAAACCAGTTTCAGCacagaaagaaaggaaaaagaggcttcaatttttaaaggttttttttttttgggtggttGAAGACAAGATATTTCATTTATTCAATAAGCTAAAATAGCCAAAGATTACACCATGAGCAGATCACTATCCACTATTGGGGTGAAGTACATATTTCATCTCTAACAGCAACCTCCCATAGCATTTGAATCGATCAATTGGCCACTGAAGAGCAGCCTCAAAAGACATATTACTGCCACGACCTGGATCGATAGCCTTGGAGTCAGATTTGAGACTGTTGGAACGAAGAAGCAccaaaaaacttaaaaacaacTGAACACACAAACCAAAATAACAACCCCAGGTGGAGGAGGGATGGGTGGTGAACAAACAGAGGGAGTTGAGACATAACAAAAGATGAACACGACAATCTAAAAAGAGGGGATTGGAAAGTGATGAAACAAACAACTAACAATGAACAAACCATGAACAGCTTGAGAGGGTGGTGAGAAACAAATGATGAATAAACAACTCAAAAGATATAATGACAAATCTAAAAACAGGGTGttgaaaaactaatatattgagAGGGAGGTGGTTCCGGTGGATGTCACGACAGAGAATGCACTTTTTCTACGCACCCCTTCTGTTTTAAGGTCGGCAGTGATAATAAATGAGCAGTTACGCCAATGATTATGAGGTCGATATTCATGTTTATTTTCATGTAGGAACTTTGGAAATTGAGAGTTGGTAAAATGGAAATCATGTTTTATTAGTAATAAATGATATATGGTTACACCATGAGCAGATTACCACAGAGGGAGTTGAGACATAGCAAAAGACGAACACGACAATCTAAAAAGAGGGGGTTGGAAAGTGATGAAACAAACAACTAACGATGAACAAACCTTGAACAACTGAGAGGGTGGTGAGAAACAAATGATGAATAAACAACTCAAAAGATATAATGACAAATCTAAAACAGGGTGTTGAAAAACTAAATCTACCGAGTGGGAGGTGGTTCTGGTGGAGGTCAGACTAACGAGAGAGACATACTTATCGAAAAGATAGGACCTAGCTGTTCCAGGTGAAACGAACCTAGCTGGCGCTAGGCGAAACTATCTCGTCCTTTCATGTACGAACTTTGGAAATTGAGAGTTGGTAAAATTTAGACGGCCGAGATTGATTAGTGATGAAGTGGACCCAACTAGAGTGAGGAAAATGATATATTAAGGCCTTTTGTCACATGTGGATTACTTCTTGATAACCTAATTACGAGGATTATTTTTATGCCCCGTTAATTTCTTGAAAATCgcaaccctttgaatttaccaatccaaacaaaatcGTAACCTACTTAAGGCCTTTTGTCATTTTGTTTTGATtggtaaattcaaagggttacGATTTTCAAGAAATTAACGGGGCATAAAAATAGTTCTCATAATTAGGCTATTCAAGAAGTAATCCACATGTGACAGAAAGGCCTTAATGCATCATTTTCCTCACTCTAGTCAGGTCCACTTCATCACTAATCAATCTCGGCCGCCTAAATTTTACCAACTCTCAATTTCCAAAGTTTGTACATGAAAATAAACGTGAATATCAACCTCATAATCATTGGCGTAACTGCTCATTTATTATCGCTGCCAACCTTAAAACAGAAGGGGTGCGTAGAAAAAGTGCATTCCTCGTGACTAGTGAACCTGCCACTCTCACCCTCGAGGATTAAATTACCAGTGACATACTAATCGCGTgttcactttctctctctacacAATGGATTCCAACGGAGAAACTTCGGCAATGAAGATTCGGAGGAAGTCGTCGTTGAGGGAGAAAGAGAacaaaaaaatgagagaaagaagaagaagatccATAACAGCAAAGATATTCAGTGGACTTCGATCTCAAGGGAACTACAATTTGTCGAAGCATTCTGACAACAACGAGGTCCTCAAAGCTCTATGTGAAGAAGCTGGTTGGTTCGTCGAAGAAGACGGAACCACCTCTCGCAAggtaatttataattttcattttgctCCTCTTTGTTTCCTTGTTAATTACTCAGTTATACCCATAGCCAATCCATTTATACTATATTATTGTTGTTCTAACCTAACTAAGTGATCTTTTGGGTATAATTTAATTATGTGATTCTGATATGTTTCCTATGTAATTAGATTTagagaagaaaaatggaaatCATGTATTTATTAGTAGTAATAAATGATATATGGTTCATTTTCTCACTTCAGTTGAAAAAAAAAGGCGAATCGAGCATAAAACATCAAGCATGTTGTGTTTGGATTTTAATACCTTATGTGCAATATTAGTGTCCATTATATGTAATTTTGGctgtaattgttttttttttccctctcttGTGAATAGGATTACAAGTCTCCAGTTAACAACCATGCAGGCACCTCAACCAGAACCACCCCTTTCTCTTATTACCAAAATCCAAGTCCTGTTATTTCACCCTTTCCAACTCCTATTCCTTCATACCAATTCACTCCTATGTCTTATCCTCCATTGTGGACATCAAACAGTGTAACACCTCCTCTCCACTCaccaacatcatcaacaaacatcaAACCAATTCCTACATGGGATTCTACTTCCAAAGAATCTATGGCTTTTTTCAATTACCCTTTTGTTGCATCTTCTACCCTTGCTAGTCCCATTTCTGATCAGTCGATTAAGTTCCAACCTTTTGGCCAATCTCCATTTGCTGTGCCAAATTCTTCATCTTTCAATGTTGCGGCCGATAACTCAATTAGAGAGATGGGAAGTTCAAAACTGCTTGGGATGCAAGTAAAGCCTTGGGTTGGGCAGAAAGTTCACGATGAAGGAGTGGATGATTTGGTGGAACTCACCCTTGGAACTGGGACATCAAGGAGTTAGGCAGCTATGATAATTTTGCATAATTTGTGTTCTGTGAGAATGAAACAATGAAATTGTGTTTGATGGTTTTGGTTGTTTATCCAACATGTTTTGGgtacattttttgtttgtattaatTTATGGATGgttggtttatttatttgtttgttcaTCATGTTTTGGGTATATTTTATGTGTGTATTCATGGTATTTTTGTTTGTGAGATTTTAGGAATGGGGCAATTCATGGTTGGGTGGGGATGCATGGATTTGTGAGATTTTATTTTGCCGTCCTACATATTTCTCGTACGCTTTACGCgttttcatttttacccttccACTATTTAAATAACGaatgtcataattttttttttgggtagaatGTCTTTGGGAGTATCCTCTATCTAAATATCTGAATTCATGCTTCGCTTATCCTCTCCTTTGGCTCCTTAAATGTTTTTGTGTGTGAGCACAATTTTTATCAGAACTATATTAACTTCATAACTATTTAAAACAAGTAATTCTTTCAAACAATTCATTTCCTCAATATATTTGTGAtttcaaaaagtaaaaagtaCAGTAAGCAATTCTCTACTCCTAAAATTCTTCATCCAAAGACATATTTACTCTCTAATACTGCTCCGGTTGTCACACAATTACAGCAATTACAACATTAATCAAGTGATTCACCCAAAGTGGTTAATATTATCTCTACAAACGGATTGTCTCCGgttgattatgttttttttttaaataattaaaattttgtgttAAGGGAAATGTGTGGATGAGATTTCATCGGACATAAAATGTCACATGAGactaggcatgacaataaaactcatacatgCGGGTACCCACTCaaaccatacccgctttgacggggaaaacccgagttgactgggtttgagttcgggtttgggttttccccgatttcgaaatatgggtttggggcgggtaatgggtacattgatacccatcccgaacccgtccccgaacccgccccgcttatactaaaaattagattttacctcttttaaattagaaacgcttgaacaatctcttaaattacgttcatatatttattttttattttaatttgagtattaaacaaaccattttctctattatttttttctttatttaaaaaaatattgttgagagaaaataattttggacatttaactttttttttaataaaaaaatactaaaatataatctaaattcacgtggaaagaggcgtaatggggatacccgatccccgttgggtatgagtttggggttatcatttttatccccgctcgaatttgggatgagtttggggaaacccgaactttatgggtttgggtttggggagggcaaaacccgtccccgccccgcctCATTGTCATGCCTACATGAGACGAGAGAACCTATCCTACTTAAATAACacatcgttagttggttcagtggtgattgacactgaacttaGTAGGGAGAATTACGTTTCAATCCCCTACAACTGTGATTGAGTGgaaactgaaaccacttgatgttagaactgaTCCCAAAAATTAGATTAGACGATCAGTAAAACGAATATTGagttcaaaaaacaaaaaaataacacatCATTACAATTCAGTTTATGTGTAAATCAATTATtaatcaactttatttattttttcatcgaactctgaattactaTACTTCCTTAGTCACTACAAATTAGTCGCACCTCTAATATAATACAgtaatctaaaaaaaatcataaaaaaagttATCAAGAAAATGAGATAAAGAAAAACTTTGTGATCTAAAAAATAGTAAGTACAAcgcaaaaatatttgataagttgaaaagaataaaaaaaacaaaaaaaaacaaactacgaagtattttaaaatgttttttgttCCATGTTTGTAAGTTCTTCTAGCAACATTTTTGTACTTACTAAGACAAACTAGCACAAGCCTTAATTAATCCTCGTACTGGGTTCGTTCGTTCTTCCATTTCGAAGCATCAATGGCTTCCGAACCTGCAGCTCCATCACCGAACCAAAACCCACCAAAACCAACTAACGCCGTCGTAAcgtcaaaaccaaaacaaagaGATTTATTAACCCACGTCGAAGTATACCTCACAAAACGTGACGGCGTCGACAAACTTCTCAAAATTTGCCGTTACGCCACGAAGCTAATCCTCGCCTCTAACCTCATAGCTTTGGATCCGAACCTCTCTCACCGTCTCAAAAGCTTCGAATCAAGCGTCGGCGTTAGCCGAAAAGCTTTCCGACTCGGAAAATTCGTTCAAAATCTCAACGCGCTACGAAACTCGCGCGTCGATTCCAAACGCGTGTTGATTTTTTCATTCATCGCTTACGGTTTTGAAGGATTATACTATTTTATTGAACAATTCGTTTGGTTATCGAAATCCGGTTTGATCGATCCAAAACGTTCTAGAATCTTCTCGAAGATTAGTGCTTATGCGGAATTTATTGGTTATTTTGGTAGTGTTGCGTTGAAAATTAAGGATTTGGAGATTATTATTGAGGATGAAGATTGTTTGAAATCGAGTATTAAGATTGGGATTTTGAGAGGTGATGATTGTGGTGAAGAGGAAATTAGGTTGGGGAGattgagagagaagaaattgatGAAGAGACTTTCAATTGTTCAGGATTTGGCTGATGGAGTAATGGCTTTGGATGATATATTGGATGGGAATGGGCCGTTTTCGAAGCCGATTTTGATGTCTTCTGCAGGGCTTTTGTCTGCACTCATTAGTACTCATAAGAATTGGGTTTCTTGCTGAGTGAGTTTCTGATGCGTTTATTTGTTCTTTTACACTAAATTAATGAAATGTAGTATATTTATCATCacttaataataaattaataattgataGATGTCTGTAATACCTAGCTCAATTCAAAATGCGAAGATTGTTAGGCTGGACACTCTTTTTCCGGTTAATCCGGGTTTGAACCTGGGATCATGTGAGTTTTTAGGTGGtgtttgtcatttcgtctacaCACAATCAATAATCCACGACTGTATTATGTTACTATGGTTTGTTTTTGCAGAACTTTGATCTATGATATCGTCATTGATTGAGATGATTTTGCAGCTCGCtagtatttgatcattttaattAAGTGGTTTACACTAAAAAGAATTATAGTAGTCATGGTTTATTGATATTGGGGAGTGTTGCAATGTAATTTGGTTATTGCAGACCCTCAATCCTGGTGAATGCAACGTCGTCTACTCTAAATAAGAAAAGCTTGTTGTTCTGGAGAACATATGTTTTATTTAAACCATGACAATAGaataatatttgtattattttttacgTTGTCAATCAGCGGGGTTTTGTTGAATGGTGTAAAATTTCTAATGAAGTGATTAGATGGATGGCCGGTAATGACAATAGATTTGCTTAAGTAGTTCTGAAACTTATGTGATAGCTGAAGgatagtttattttattagtttcatAGCCCTATCACTTGTTTGCTAACTAGCATCTCTTTTACATGGTGGGAAAGTTGTTGCTGACTGACTTTCATATAATCTCTAACTTTCTTTGGAGGTGTTTTATTTTCTTCCCTCATCCAAATTGGAGAATCGGGAGTATGGTATAGATTTGAGAAATTCTGTTCGACTTGTGAACTTCTGGCCACCAAGGAAAAATGAAGTAAAATGCTTGCTATTTTAATTCTGTTAACTTTGTAGTGTAGTACTTTACAAAGGTTTTTGGTGTGATTATAGAGGCTGTAATATTGCTTAGGATATTTTGTTCCTGGCAACTTTCAGTATGTTGTGTACTTTTTTGGGGTTGTTTATCTGGATTCTTTTATGTAAGTATAACAGTTTATGTGTTTTACAGTAGTTGGGTACTACTCTCTACTTCATTTGGATGAATATACGGTAACAACAACATTGCTTCATATATGTTTCTTTGATTTTCAGAATTATTGTGGTTCTTCTAACATTACAAGGCGGCATTTACCATGTttcaaacaaatttataaacTGCTTCATACTGCATACTATTACTGACTGTTACAATGCTGCTAGCCTCTCAGCTTATCATGGCAATAAGTTAAAAATGATATTAATGTCCGCTGGTTAGATTGCATCGCATTTGGTTTGGCTCACAGTTGAGACCATTATTATAATATCTAGAGGTCAAGGATTTAATATGTTCTCTGTTCTATTCTATATGCCATATATATGGTCGTctagtttgaactttgaaattgTGGTAATATCATGGTTTGGTTAgtaatttgttttcctttcatGGTTGTTCCGTTAAAGAGTGaacttttactcaaaaaaagGCAAGGTTGCTTTATTGTGTCCCTGGCTTGTTGTCACGACTCATGAGTTCTAATTGTTGAACTGTACTTTATTCTAGGAGtgcagctttgctccttttcCATAGGCTCCTTTTATTCCTTTCCCTTGCATAGATGATTGACATGTGGCACATAAATATTCAATGGTTGTGATTAAAAACCTCACAACAGTGTTATGCTGGTATCCAACTTACgctggtaaaaaaaaaaactatcccTGTTGAACCGACGCTCCCACCACCGTCATGTCCACCGCTCCGTCACAGTGCCTCCAGCACAACTGCGTTCTTGTTCAGTTgttctcctctctctctctctctcaaggAACAGATCGAAAAAGACAAGATTTTCAGGACTACAATATTTGTTCTTAGTCCTCTTCTTTGTTCTTGATTTAATTTTCTTCCAATCCTTTTTGAAGAACTTTGAAAtgattatttgaaaatttaatttgagaACGGCTTCCCAATTTTAGTTAGTCACGCAGACACACACAATCGTACAATACCAAACAATACACTCTACTCCACAAATCTATTTTGTATGAAAAAGAACAACATAAACACCACTTCAATTCACTAATGTTAAATTCCATGACCAGATTTTTTATTCTGCATCCTTCAACAATTGATTACATCTACCATATGTTAAGTCCTACAATTGAAAAAGAGGGGCGCGA from Trifolium pratense cultivar HEN17-A07 linkage group LG1, ARS_RC_1.1, whole genome shotgun sequence includes these protein-coding regions:
- the LOC123886196 gene encoding methyltransferase-like protein 2, whose product is MEDSQKLPLFHESGIYHFNDSNTVFIDPVRVLNRSYNRFTISPSTYYPRFFESRTLTPKNPISTTVSSSPTKRKLKKRKRSSKDSRPLNDREQIALQRHQELRPLLLKAHECLLKSNGLLDALRSLRSENVSHCLKEECEGSEQCFVELGQQSPDLVVTLNLRIRDSDKDLEDSPNVYCEQRSILPAFNNLVANDTEDDAVADILNNHYIMPRESCFYMSDLGQIRNLIPAHTDCGFNLIMVDPPWENASAHQKSRYPTLPNRYFLSLPIKQLTHTEGALVALWVTNREKLRSFVEKELFAAWGVSYAASFHWLKVKANGSLISDLDLFHHRPYESLILGYSPGKVKNSDNQTKFKPLKDDHVIMSIPGDYSRKPPIADLLQEYIPGVKPPRCVELFAREVMAGWVAWGNEPLHFQDSRYFVKKMDS
- the LOC123886207 gene encoding protein BRASSINAZOLE-RESISTANT 1-like, giving the protein MDSNGETSAMKIRRKSSLREKENKKMRERRRRSITAKIFSGLRSQGNYNLSKHSDNNEVLKALCEEAGWFVEEDGTTSRKDYKSPVNNHAGTSTRTTPFSYYQNPSPVISPFPTPIPSYQFTPMSYPPLWTSNSVTPPLHSPTSSTNIKPIPTWDSTSKESMAFFNYPFVASSTLASPISDQSIKFQPFGQSPFAVPNSSSFNVAADNSIREMGSSKLLGMQVKPWVGQKVHDEGVDDLVELTLGTGTSRS
- the LOC123886214 gene encoding peroxisomal membrane protein 11A, which gives rise to MASEPAAPSPNQNPPKPTNAVVTSKPKQRDLLTHVEVYLTKRDGVDKLLKICRYATKLILASNLIALDPNLSHRLKSFESSVGVSRKAFRLGKFVQNLNALRNSRVDSKRVLIFSFIAYGFEGLYYFIEQFVWLSKSGLIDPKRSRIFSKISAYAEFIGYFGSVALKIKDLEIIIEDEDCLKSSIKIGILRGDDCGEEEIRLGRLREKKLMKRLSIVQDLADGVMALDDILDGNGPFSKPILMSSAGLLSALISTHKNWVSC